In one window of Frigoriglobus tundricola DNA:
- a CDS encoding TIGR03000 domain-containing protein: MDARAFLLIAVVCVTVPGAGRAQPPAAGALPDPAAPPLIGGQFLPPYYTGPPGPYIGAPFVGYPLPPGGSSIGVYGFFGANRGFWPNGLSLYGPPVPVPGPIPGVFGNDDLTKNFRAVPYPGVAGYGYGLGVYTTTPRYHVPPPPRLPVVESLHPGPATPVAPPATSGGCVILSLRLPQPAADVFVNGQPTRLLGTDRIYKTPPVEAGRNCTFTVTARWLEHGQEVEMTKTVSGAPGEVVRVIFDSPGPVIRK, encoded by the coding sequence ATGGACGCCCGCGCGTTTTTGCTCATCGCTGTCGTGTGCGTGACTGTTCCCGGTGCGGGGCGGGCACAGCCCCCGGCGGCGGGAGCGCTTCCCGATCCCGCCGCCCCACCCCTCATCGGCGGGCAGTTCTTGCCCCCCTATTACACGGGTCCGCCCGGCCCGTACATCGGCGCCCCGTTCGTCGGGTACCCGCTGCCGCCCGGCGGTTCGAGCATCGGCGTGTACGGCTTCTTCGGCGCCAACCGCGGCTTCTGGCCGAACGGGCTGAGCCTGTACGGGCCGCCGGTTCCGGTGCCCGGTCCAATCCCCGGCGTGTTCGGGAACGACGACCTCACGAAGAACTTCCGGGCGGTGCCGTACCCCGGCGTCGCGGGGTACGGGTACGGGCTCGGCGTGTACACCACGACGCCCCGCTACCACGTGCCGCCGCCGCCGCGGCTGCCCGTGGTCGAGAGTTTGCACCCCGGTCCGGCGACGCCGGTCGCTCCCCCGGCGACGAGCGGCGGGTGCGTCATCCTCTCGCTCCGCCTCCCGCAACCGGCCGCGGACGTGTTCGTCAACGGCCAGCCGACGCGCCTCCTGGGCACCGACCGCATCTACAAGACGCCGCCGGTGGAGGCCGGGCGGAACTGCACCTTCACGGTCACGGCGCGGTGGTTGGAGCACGGGCAGGAGGTCGAAATGACGAAGACGGTGTCCGGGGCGCCGGGGGAAGTGGTTCGCGTGATCTTCGATTCGCCCGGACCCGTCATCCGGAAGTGA